In the genome of Bradysia coprophila strain Holo2 unplaced genomic scaffold, BU_Bcop_v1 contig_232, whole genome shotgun sequence, one region contains:
- the LOC119076856 gene encoding geranylgeranyl transferase type-2 subunit beta isoform X1 has protein sequence MFIVCSDPLFNSAFVVNDVDISPTERSLLYDKHIEYIANHGNDKNDFEYCMTEFLRMSGVYWGVTALDILGQLSKLNKDEIIDFVKKCQCSVTGGFSPCEGHDPHILYTLSAIQILCIYDALDEVDLEAVAKYVASLQQPDGSFFGDKWGEIDTRFSFCAVAILALINRPQVINVDRAVDFVMSCCNADGGFGSKPNAESHAGLIYCCVAFLSVTHQLHRLDSEKLCWWLCERQLPSGGLNGRPEKLPDVCYSWWVLASLTIMGRLHWISADKLEQFILSSQDSETGGFSDRTGNLPDIFHTLFGLAALSLLGYDKLGKINPTLCMPQHVMDRLNVKLQIL, from the exons ATGTTCATTGTTTGTTCCGATCCCTTGTTCAATTCA GCTTTCGTAGTCAATGACGTGGATATCTCCCCAACTGAACGGTCGCTGCTGTACGACAAACACATTGAGTACATTGCTAATCACggcaacgacaaaaatgatttc GAGTATTGCATGACAGAATTTCTTCGGATGTCCGGTGTGTATTGGGGCGTAACAGCATTGGATATACTCGGCCAATTGTCCAAACTGAACAAGGACGAGATCAtcgattttgtgaaaaagtgtCAGTGCTCGGTCACTGGTGGATTTTCACCGTGCGAAGGACACGATCCGCATATTTTGTACACACTAAGTGCTATACAG ATTCTGTGCATTTACGATGCCTTGGATGAAGTTGACCTAGAAGCAGTTGCCAAATACGTTGCATCATTACAACAACCCGATGGAAGTTTTTTCGGTGATAAATGGGGTGAAATTGATACACGATTCTCGTTCTGTGCCGTTGCCATACTCGCGCTGATT AATAGACCACAAGTCATCAATGTTGACCGAGCAGTGGATTTTGTCATGTCCTGTTGCAACGCTGACGGCGGTTTCGGATCAAAACCTAACGCCGAAAGTCATGCCGGACTGATATATTGTTGTGTGGCATTTTTGTCCGTCACACATCAGTTGCATCGTTTGGATAGCGAAAAGCTGTGCTGGTGGCTGTGTGAACGACAATTGCCGAGCGGTGGACTGAACGGACGACCGGAGAAATTGCCAGATGTTTGCTATTCGTGGTGGGTGTTGGCATCGCTGACCATTATGGGTCGATTGCATTGGATCAGTGCTGATAAGCTGGAACAGTTCATTTTGTCGAGTCAA GACAGTGAAACAGGTGGATTTAGTGATCGGACCGGAAATCTGCCCGACATTTTCCACACATTATTCGGTTTGGCTGCATTATCGCTGTTAGGTTACGACAAATTAGGTAAAATTAATCCAACGTTGTGCATGCCACAGCATGTCATGGACAGATTGAATGTAAAACTTCAGATTCTATGA
- the LOC119076856 gene encoding geranylgeranyl transferase type-2 subunit beta isoform X2 → MAFVVNDVDISPTERSLLYDKHIEYIANHGNDKNDFEYCMTEFLRMSGVYWGVTALDILGQLSKLNKDEIIDFVKKCQCSVTGGFSPCEGHDPHILYTLSAIQILCIYDALDEVDLEAVAKYVASLQQPDGSFFGDKWGEIDTRFSFCAVAILALINRPQVINVDRAVDFVMSCCNADGGFGSKPNAESHAGLIYCCVAFLSVTHQLHRLDSEKLCWWLCERQLPSGGLNGRPEKLPDVCYSWWVLASLTIMGRLHWISADKLEQFILSSQDSETGGFSDRTGNLPDIFHTLFGLAALSLLGYDKLGKINPTLCMPQHVMDRLNVKLQIL, encoded by the exons ATG GCTTTCGTAGTCAATGACGTGGATATCTCCCCAACTGAACGGTCGCTGCTGTACGACAAACACATTGAGTACATTGCTAATCACggcaacgacaaaaatgatttc GAGTATTGCATGACAGAATTTCTTCGGATGTCCGGTGTGTATTGGGGCGTAACAGCATTGGATATACTCGGCCAATTGTCCAAACTGAACAAGGACGAGATCAtcgattttgtgaaaaagtgtCAGTGCTCGGTCACTGGTGGATTTTCACCGTGCGAAGGACACGATCCGCATATTTTGTACACACTAAGTGCTATACAG ATTCTGTGCATTTACGATGCCTTGGATGAAGTTGACCTAGAAGCAGTTGCCAAATACGTTGCATCATTACAACAACCCGATGGAAGTTTTTTCGGTGATAAATGGGGTGAAATTGATACACGATTCTCGTTCTGTGCCGTTGCCATACTCGCGCTGATT AATAGACCACAAGTCATCAATGTTGACCGAGCAGTGGATTTTGTCATGTCCTGTTGCAACGCTGACGGCGGTTTCGGATCAAAACCTAACGCCGAAAGTCATGCCGGACTGATATATTGTTGTGTGGCATTTTTGTCCGTCACACATCAGTTGCATCGTTTGGATAGCGAAAAGCTGTGCTGGTGGCTGTGTGAACGACAATTGCCGAGCGGTGGACTGAACGGACGACCGGAGAAATTGCCAGATGTTTGCTATTCGTGGTGGGTGTTGGCATCGCTGACCATTATGGGTCGATTGCATTGGATCAGTGCTGATAAGCTGGAACAGTTCATTTTGTCGAGTCAA GACAGTGAAACAGGTGGATTTAGTGATCGGACCGGAAATCTGCCCGACATTTTCCACACATTATTCGGTTTGGCTGCATTATCGCTGTTAGGTTACGACAAATTAGGTAAAATTAATCCAACGTTGTGCATGCCACAGCATGTCATGGACAGATTGAATGTAAAACTTCAGATTCTATGA